The following are encoded in a window of Dioscorea cayenensis subsp. rotundata cultivar TDr96_F1 chromosome 16, TDr96_F1_v2_PseudoChromosome.rev07_lg8_w22 25.fasta, whole genome shotgun sequence genomic DNA:
- the LOC120279042 gene encoding AUGMIN subunit 1 isoform X1, giving the protein MESMGDLVSALDSSPAISAGDPSAASKGSATSDAARISEVRSWLAAQFEAAGREVPAFDYTPRVVSHLHAMATLSTARSRADAIVAADLRLKASEYRAQAARIREVLDAAGLSHERLTPVALNAAQDLACVANLLNIRDTELSSFVVAMAELSLRKADVEEKRAKVQKESKVLLEYTRKAIAKLNDLKKTLVKFENEVPLHDAQMLQWQTNLAIMDSKERQYNLQHANYKALLKRVGYTPEINHGVLMEMAEHRKDLEKKTKPILDTLRSYQDLPPDKALAALAIEEKKRQYAAAEKYLEDVLHSALTTPEI; this is encoded by the exons ATGGAATCCATGGGTGACCTCGTTTCCGCCCTCGACTCCTCGCCGGCCATCTCCGCCGGCGACCCATCGGCTGCGTCGAAGGGTAGCGCGACCTCTGACGCTGCCCGGATCTCGGAGGTGCGGTCGTGGCTGGCAGCCCAGTTCGAGGCTGCCGGCCGAGAAGTTCCAGCGTTCGACTACACCCCTCGCGTGGTATCGCACCTCCATGCCATGGCGACCTTGTCTACTGCCCGATCCCGCGCAGACGCCATTGTCGCCGCTGATCTCCGCCTCAAGGCCTCCGAGTACCGCGCCCAGGCTGCCCGTATCCGCGAGGTCCTCGACGCCGCTGGGCTATCACACGAGCGTCTCACTCCGGTTGCTCTCAATGCTGCTCAGGACCTCGCTTGTGTCGCCAATCTATTGAATATCCGTGATACCGAGCTCAGCAG TTTTGTGGTGGCAATGGCCGAGTTATCACTGAGGAAGGCTGATGTGGAGGAGAAGAGGGCAAAGGTACAGAAGGAGTCGAAAGTTCTTCTTGAGTACACACGAAAGGCCATTGCAAAGCTCAATGATCTTAAGAA GACCCTTGTTAAGTTTGAGAATGAGGTTCCATTGCATGATGCACAAATGCTTCAATGGCAAACAAACTTGGCCATCATGGATTCAAAAGAGCGGCAGTATAATCTCCAACATGCTAATTATAAG GCATTGCTAAAGCGAGTAGGTTACACCCCGGAAATAAATCATGGTGTGCTGATGGAAATGGCTGAGCATCGAAAGGATttggagaagaaaacaaagCCCATTTTGGATACTTTGAGAAGCTACCAAGACTTGCCTCCT GATAAAGCTCTTGCTGCACTAGCTATTGAGGAGAAGAAAAGACAATATGCTGCTGCAGAGAAGTACCTTGAAGATGTTTTGCACTCTGCTCTTACTACACCTGAAATATGA
- the LOC120279042 gene encoding AUGMIN subunit 1 isoform X2: protein MCSFVVAMAELSLRKADVEEKRAKVQKESKVLLEYTRKAIAKLNDLKKTLVKFENEVPLHDAQMLQWQTNLAIMDSKERQYNLQHANYKALLKRVGYTPEINHGVLMEMAEHRKDLEKKTKPILDTLRSYQDLPPDKALAALAIEEKKRQYAAAEKYLEDVLHSALTTPEI, encoded by the exons ATGTGTAGTTTTGTGGTGGCAATGGCCGAGTTATCACTGAGGAAGGCTGATGTGGAGGAGAAGAGGGCAAAGGTACAGAAGGAGTCGAAAGTTCTTCTTGAGTACACACGAAAGGCCATTGCAAAGCTCAATGATCTTAAGAA GACCCTTGTTAAGTTTGAGAATGAGGTTCCATTGCATGATGCACAAATGCTTCAATGGCAAACAAACTTGGCCATCATGGATTCAAAAGAGCGGCAGTATAATCTCCAACATGCTAATTATAAG GCATTGCTAAAGCGAGTAGGTTACACCCCGGAAATAAATCATGGTGTGCTGATGGAAATGGCTGAGCATCGAAAGGATttggagaagaaaacaaagCCCATTTTGGATACTTTGAGAAGCTACCAAGACTTGCCTCCT GATAAAGCTCTTGCTGCACTAGCTATTGAGGAGAAGAAAAGACAATATGCTGCTGCAGAGAAGTACCTTGAAGATGTTTTGCACTCTGCTCTTACTACACCTGAAATATGA
- the LOC120279043 gene encoding probable xyloglucan endotransglucosylase/hydrolase protein 23 yields the protein MATFFTLLACSFLAVATAGSFYQDFDITWGDKRANILNNGQLLTLSLDRVSGSGFQSKHEYLFGKIDMQLKLVAGNSAGTVTAYYLSSQGPTHDEIDFEFLGNLSGDPYTLHTNVFSQGKGNREQQFRLWFNPTKDFHTYSILWNPKHIIFSVDGIPIRDFKNFESGGVAFPKNQPMRIYSSLWDAEDWATRGGLVKTDWNKAPFTASYRNFTADACVWSSGASSCRSEKLKTRSSSNAAWLNQELDLTSQERMKWVQKNYMIYNYCTDLKRFPQGLPPECSIA from the exons ATGGCCACCTTCTTTACTTTGTTAGCCTGTTCTTTCTTGGCAGTGGCCACTGCTGGTAGCTTCTACCAGGACTTCGACATTACCTGGGGTGATAAAAGAGCTAATATCCTCAACAATGGCCAGCTTCTTACCCTTTCTCTTGACAGGGTTTCGGGTTCTGGTTTCCAGTCTAAGCATGAGTACCTCTTTGGCAAGATCGACATGCAGCTCAAGCTCGTTGCAGGGAACTCTGCTGGAACCGTCACTGCTTACTAT CTTTCTTCGCAAGGACCGACACATGATGAGATTGACTTTGAGTTCCTTGGGAATCTTAGCGGAGATCCATATACATTGCATACCAATGTGTTCAGTCAGGGAAAGGGAAACAGAGAGCAGCAGTTCCGTCTCTGGTTCAACCCGACAAAGGATTTCCATACCTATTCCATTCTCTGGAATCCCAAACATATCAT TTTCTCGGTTGATGGTATTCCAATTAGAGACTTCAAGAACTTTGAGTCTGGAGGTGTTGCTTTCCCGAAGAACCAACCGATGAGGATTTATTCGAGTCTCTGGGACGCTGAGGACTGGGCCACGAGAGGAGGGCTGGTGAAAACTGACTGGAATAAAGCTCCCTTCACAGCCTCATACCGAAACTTCACTGCTGATGCTTGTGTTTGGTCATCTGGCGCCTCAAGCTGCAGATCAGAGAAGCTGAAGACACGCTCATCGTCAAATGCTGCATGGCTGAATCAGGAATTAGATTTGACAAGCCAAGAAAGAATGAAATGGGTGCAGAAGAACTACATGATATACAACTACTGCACTGACCTCAAGCGTTTTCCTCAAGGCCTGCCTCCAGAGTGCTCCATAGCTTGA